One genomic window of Pirellulales bacterium includes the following:
- a CDS encoding PQQ-binding-like beta-propeller repeat protein, with translation MTDKEIISLVESKLPQELSLEEIDLIRRRMRASPAVRRALAAQLELDQYLAGLIGKIDLSPDAVFSSAGRASRFGRPSILSWLGWTACLLMMGFVVSILVYAFVIRPNGDVATPKVAENGTGAVNAAAVIQSGDTHRGGSDSAAANVNDATATAASNGDEKRPAANPPGNGPRLPVNPAAIVGGGKRDGARIEIAAAAVSRMDRLELDTTEYGQKIGGVLTGSEHGWAEFDFNVPIAGKYRLELCYAAAESRPLKVSLNGAVVKERAATEVTGNWFPDGQRWFREGIFPLRQGKNTLRMEAEGLFPHLSRLAFVQVVGEVNFTGPVAPSHDPWLAKESLGAAPRPMEEIAVDPFDAPGSSPSLDEMRRWFTPVENGRVDMRDFYGGRIPLIEGRLRLNAPLTEDSVLRLSVYEAQGLSLNFWRGKRGLALRSYDNKGASVAYATSGPVRNRPIRVLAATDDDRNWRTNPPLWPLRMDIRFHSGLMVVSRGDVELLRAPYDGLPGEVIFEGHAVVQGLALVRTTSDLPAEPADRPIVADFARPADLKWESHVPNGMTANKLDDGSVELKSRQSQQPGWLAFPLPEDGLGLHELVVEVDDVTPGSNVGLGSLQNDPKPKASVGFFRDNNSGGLSFRWNNFGNAAMDFGVDYHGGAGAANAAGHFWLKFIGGCGLKCYTSIDGHHWARMLQPLDSPSYPLTHLMLWSPQGGQPRGIRLRRVTLRKLEAVESLAPPAEIMARAQALPIPDFAHWEAEVVKQRPAGIGASDWRRACAFKTLAAGGSVWAIRPVVDLLADEAVALPGSAEVQLKRLDELALLTNVWGDGRAAGDFMHRYEQIGARMHREGNLHPWSTLAPSIVRSPLWCPQQYSIGLAQLARTELLETVYSENSNDVARLLAHLRLWNVQDPLLAWASDWATTHGENEPPIDRNAPHVDRRHPFIEELNKEGFNLLGDFEAAMASKSYRDACQIITSADVSDSLGLWPGSRDPQLLVSVNGAIDLAISHEPQLRQTMIRDFGPVGMLQVRQAMNEGDVAAIAMATSRYRGTDAAAQAYLWLGDRAMSTGEFARAREAYGRARKIASPQIAELLAPRDRLAAAMMGDDSGQPAIEPVKLGDVQLSASDFEKLAAEMRKTHASAALASAAPGAAQAPLAPAPSGFALREIGRVDGELGENPGDFGGMAPIRDQNTQFFPGQRDRKRFIVGDTASAPITRGIDWAARQLAYVVDGRMAYVSNRFQVAAFDLDDGKRIWASGVGGEHARTHDWTLTSMRPVVVGDRLFARRLVKTGPELAALEKGDGHVVWRTRTGLLVVSDPLWVEHGLVALTLSHSDQQSILYLSTFDQANGVVVAQERLATLRETWWQHRTCQLSAVKDGLVAVFGGTVLSCDYAGKLRWVRRQEWISPQDDHDWARQVQAPPVVWHDRLFVTQPGVAAVECVDIDSGELYWRKVFAGLMRLSGIVDDRLVVETQNGLVALAPGKGDVLWYHDVGDLLEGQLCGGPGKLLYTRRERAEDNGGILRPVLVWLDPATGVERASFPLDSLKHDHPMFGPFIAGGGKLFAFAAGGESEPVRVLYELTPNGKVTEARAAPPTVNLGKNRLNATVFAARQ, from the coding sequence ATGACGGATAAAGAAATCATTTCGCTCGTCGAATCGAAGCTCCCCCAGGAATTGTCGCTGGAGGAAATCGACCTGATCCGCCGCCGGATGCGGGCCTCGCCGGCGGTCCGGCGGGCGCTCGCGGCGCAGTTGGAGCTGGATCAATACCTGGCGGGGCTGATCGGCAAGATCGATCTTTCGCCCGACGCCGTCTTCTCGTCCGCCGGCCGCGCGAGCCGCTTCGGCAGGCCGAGCATTCTAAGCTGGCTCGGCTGGACGGCGTGTTTGTTGATGATGGGTTTCGTGGTTTCGATCCTGGTCTACGCGTTTGTCATTCGGCCGAATGGTGACGTCGCGACGCCCAAAGTAGCGGAAAATGGAACTGGCGCGGTGAACGCGGCCGCTGTAATCCAATCTGGGGATACGCACCGTGGCGGCAGCGATTCGGCCGCGGCCAACGTGAACGACGCGACTGCAACGGCAGCTTCAAACGGCGATGAGAAAAGACCCGCCGCCAATCCACCCGGCAACGGGCCAAGGCTGCCAGTCAATCCGGCCGCCATCGTCGGCGGAGGCAAACGCGACGGGGCGCGGATCGAGATCGCCGCTGCCGCCGTTTCGCGAATGGACCGCCTCGAACTCGACACGACGGAATATGGGCAGAAAATCGGCGGCGTCCTGACTGGCAGCGAGCATGGCTGGGCGGAATTCGATTTCAATGTGCCGATCGCGGGCAAATATCGGCTGGAGTTGTGCTATGCGGCCGCCGAATCCCGGCCGCTGAAGGTTTCGCTCAACGGAGCCGTGGTCAAGGAGCGAGCCGCCACGGAAGTGACGGGCAACTGGTTTCCAGATGGACAGCGCTGGTTTCGCGAGGGGATCTTCCCCTTGCGGCAAGGGAAGAACACCCTGCGGATGGAAGCCGAGGGACTCTTTCCGCACCTGAGCCGATTGGCATTCGTGCAAGTGGTTGGCGAAGTGAATTTCACCGGGCCCGTGGCTCCGAGTCACGATCCCTGGCTGGCGAAGGAGAGCCTTGGCGCCGCGCCGCGGCCGATGGAAGAAATCGCCGTCGATCCATTCGACGCTCCAGGCTCCTCTCCCTCTCTGGACGAGATGCGGCGCTGGTTTACGCCGGTCGAGAACGGCCGCGTCGACATGCGCGATTTCTACGGCGGGCGAATCCCGTTGATCGAGGGACGGCTGCGGCTGAATGCGCCGCTCACGGAAGATTCGGTGTTGAGGCTGTCGGTCTACGAAGCTCAAGGGCTGTCGCTGAATTTCTGGCGCGGCAAACGGGGGCTGGCTCTTCGCAGCTACGATAACAAGGGAGCGTCGGTTGCCTACGCCACGTCCGGGCCAGTCCGGAACCGTCCCATCCGCGTTTTGGCCGCCACGGACGACGACCGGAATTGGCGCACGAACCCGCCGCTCTGGCCGCTGCGGATGGACATTCGCTTCCACTCCGGGTTGATGGTCGTCAGTCGCGGCGATGTCGAACTCTTGCGGGCGCCTTATGACGGCCTTCCCGGTGAAGTGATCTTCGAGGGGCATGCGGTAGTGCAGGGACTGGCGCTGGTTCGTACCACGAGCGACTTGCCTGCCGAGCCGGCCGATCGGCCTATCGTGGCGGACTTTGCGCGCCCCGCCGATTTGAAATGGGAAAGCCATGTGCCCAACGGGATGACGGCCAACAAGCTGGACGACGGCAGCGTGGAACTCAAGTCTCGGCAGTCGCAGCAGCCAGGCTGGCTTGCCTTTCCCTTGCCCGAAGATGGTCTCGGCCTGCACGAGCTGGTCGTCGAAGTGGACGACGTGACGCCGGGGAGCAATGTCGGTCTCGGGTCGCTTCAAAACGATCCGAAGCCGAAGGCCAGCGTCGGCTTTTTTCGCGACAACAACTCCGGCGGGCTCTCGTTCCGCTGGAACAATTTTGGCAACGCGGCGATGGACTTTGGCGTCGATTACCACGGCGGCGCGGGCGCAGCCAACGCGGCCGGACATTTTTGGCTGAAGTTCATCGGCGGCTGCGGGCTGAAGTGCTACACGAGCATCGATGGGCACCATTGGGCGCGGATGCTTCAGCCTCTGGATTCGCCCTCCTATCCGCTGACGCATCTCATGCTCTGGTCGCCGCAGGGCGGGCAGCCGCGCGGGATTCGTTTGCGGCGAGTGACGCTGCGGAAGCTGGAAGCGGTTGAATCGCTGGCCCCGCCCGCCGAAATCATGGCCCGAGCGCAGGCGCTCCCGATTCCCGATTTCGCTCATTGGGAAGCCGAGGTGGTCAAACAGAGGCCGGCCGGCATCGGCGCGAGTGATTGGCGGCGGGCTTGCGCTTTCAAGACGCTTGCCGCGGGCGGTTCGGTATGGGCGATTCGGCCGGTGGTCGATTTGTTGGCCGACGAGGCGGTCGCATTGCCGGGGTCAGCCGAAGTGCAATTGAAGCGACTCGATGAACTGGCCCTGCTCACAAATGTTTGGGGAGACGGCCGCGCGGCGGGCGATTTCATGCATCGCTATGAGCAGATCGGCGCTCGTATGCATCGCGAGGGAAATCTCCATCCGTGGTCCACATTGGCCCCGTCGATCGTTCGTAGTCCGCTCTGGTGCCCGCAACAGTATTCGATCGGCCTCGCGCAGTTGGCCCGAACGGAGCTGCTCGAGACCGTTTACTCGGAGAATTCAAACGACGTGGCGCGTCTGTTGGCACACCTGCGGCTTTGGAACGTGCAAGACCCATTGCTGGCGTGGGCGAGCGATTGGGCGACGACGCATGGCGAGAACGAGCCGCCAATCGATCGCAACGCGCCGCACGTCGACCGCCGGCACCCATTCATCGAGGAATTGAACAAGGAGGGCTTTAATCTGCTCGGCGATTTCGAGGCGGCCATGGCCAGCAAGTCCTATCGCGACGCCTGCCAGATCATCACCTCGGCCGATGTGTCGGATTCGCTCGGCCTGTGGCCCGGCTCGCGCGATCCGCAGTTGCTCGTCTCGGTCAACGGCGCCATCGACCTGGCCATCTCGCACGAACCGCAATTGCGGCAAACGATGATCCGCGACTTTGGACCGGTCGGCATGTTGCAGGTTCGTCAGGCGATGAACGAAGGGGATGTCGCGGCCATTGCAATGGCCACTTCTCGCTACCGCGGCACCGATGCCGCTGCACAAGCGTATCTCTGGCTGGGCGATCGAGCGATGTCCACCGGCGAATTCGCCCGCGCTCGCGAAGCCTACGGCCGCGCTCGGAAGATTGCCAGCCCGCAGATCGCCGAACTCCTGGCGCCGCGCGATCGCCTGGCGGCTGCGATGATGGGCGACGATTCGGGCCAGCCGGCAATCGAGCCGGTCAAGCTCGGCGACGTACAGCTCTCCGCATCGGATTTCGAGAAGCTAGCGGCCGAGATGCGGAAGACCCACGCCTCGGCGGCGCTTGCCTCGGCGGCGCCGGGAGCGGCACAAGCGCCGCTGGCTCCCGCTCCCAGCGGTTTTGCACTGCGCGAAATTGGCCGCGTCGACGGCGAACTCGGCGAGAATCCCGGCGACTTCGGCGGCATGGCACCCATTCGCGATCAGAACACGCAGTTCTTCCCTGGGCAACGGGATCGAAAGCGGTTTATCGTCGGCGACACGGCATCCGCGCCGATCACGCGCGGAATCGACTGGGCCGCGCGGCAATTGGCTTATGTCGTCGATGGCCGCATGGCCTATGTCAGCAATCGCTTCCAAGTGGCGGCGTTTGATCTCGACGACGGGAAGCGCATTTGGGCAAGCGGGGTCGGCGGCGAGCATGCCCGCACGCACGATTGGACGCTGACATCGATGCGGCCGGTCGTCGTCGGCGATCGGCTGTTCGCGCGGCGGCTGGTCAAAACGGGTCCCGAATTGGCGGCACTCGAAAAGGGAGATGGCCACGTCGTCTGGCGCACTCGCACGGGCTTGCTCGTCGTCTCCGATCCGCTTTGGGTTGAGCACGGCTTGGTCGCACTCACTCTCTCGCATTCCGATCAGCAAAGCATTCTCTATCTCTCCACATTCGATCAGGCCAATGGCGTCGTCGTCGCCCAGGAGCGATTGGCGACGCTCCGCGAAACCTGGTGGCAGCATCGGACCTGCCAATTGTCGGCAGTGAAGGACGGGCTCGTGGCGGTGTTCGGCGGCACGGTGCTCTCGTGCGACTACGCGGGCAAACTGCGGTGGGTGCGCCGGCAAGAATGGATCTCTCCGCAAGACGATCACGATTGGGCGCGGCAGGTTCAAGCCCCGCCGGTCGTTTGGCACGATCGGCTGTTCGTCACGCAGCCGGGCGTGGCCGCGGTCGAGTGCGTGGATATCGATAGCGGCGAACTGTACTGGCGCAAAGTGTTCGCCGGATTGATGCGGTTGAGCGGCATCGTTGACGATCGCCTCGTCGTCGAGACTCAAAACGGTTTGGTTGCGCTCGCGCCCGGTAAGGGGGATGTGCTTTGGTATCACGACGTGGGAGACTTGCTCGAGGGGCAGCTTTGCGGCGGGCCGGGGAAGTTGCTCTATACCCGCCGCGAACGAGCCGAAGACAACGGCGGAATACTCCGTCCCGTACTCGTCTGGCTCGATCCTGCGACCGGCGTCGAGCGGGCCAGCTTCCCGTTGGATTCGCTAAAGCACGATCATCCGATGTTCGGGCCGTTCATTGCGGGGGGCGGCAAATTGTTTGCCTTTGCCGCCGGCGGCGAGAGCGAGCCCGTGCGAGTGCTATACGAGTTGACACCGAACGGCAAGGTGACGGAGGCGCGGGCCGCGCCCCCGACCGTCAACTTGGGCAAAAATCGATTGAATGCCACGGTTTTTGCCGCAAGGCAATGA
- a CDS encoding squalene--hopene cyclase — translation MRLNIPRCAVLLAAFLIGRSAPAEGDWEITPQSEAALERGLAWLAQNQGPEGNWESNDLGLVSMGALAFLSDGHSPGRGKYGQNVERALNYVLTHAKPSGLLNMADGHRDMYNHGLSTFVLGQAYGMTNDARIGGVLERALKLIANTQCQDGGWDYQASVQPNGHDLSLAVMQAKALRSAVDSGFEVPPEVIKLAIKGVREHYSSRAGNQASEADQQREPGQFTYGIGWNNGGTVAMAAAGVVCLQEFGQYEDWRIAKSMEFIGAAVKQLNPNPNRDGRPGLDGGAYGIYYVAQAMYQVGGSHWREGYPILRDHLIACQVRAPGDVRQDGCWHDTKFLGGPPGDLYATAVCCFALAIPNRYLPILQEGRIKQYQMKTKE, via the coding sequence ATGAGACTGAACATCCCCCGCTGCGCGGTCTTGCTCGCGGCTTTCTTGATCGGCCGCTCGGCGCCGGCGGAGGGAGATTGGGAAATCACTCCGCAAAGCGAGGCGGCCCTCGAACGCGGCCTGGCCTGGCTTGCGCAGAACCAAGGGCCGGAGGGCAATTGGGAGTCGAACGATTTGGGCTTGGTGAGCATGGGGGCACTGGCGTTTCTTTCAGACGGCCATTCGCCGGGCCGCGGCAAGTACGGGCAGAACGTCGAACGGGCGCTCAACTACGTGCTCACGCACGCCAAACCGTCCGGTCTCTTGAACATGGCCGACGGCCATCGCGATATGTACAACCACGGCCTCTCGACCTTCGTCCTGGGCCAGGCCTATGGCATGACCAACGACGCGCGGATCGGCGGCGTGCTCGAGCGGGCCCTCAAGCTGATCGCCAACACGCAGTGCCAGGACGGCGGCTGGGACTATCAGGCCAGCGTTCAGCCGAACGGCCATGATCTCAGCCTTGCCGTGATGCAGGCCAAAGCCCTGCGCAGCGCGGTCGATAGCGGCTTTGAAGTGCCTCCGGAAGTGATCAAGCTGGCCATTAAAGGCGTGCGCGAGCACTACAGCTCCCGCGCCGGCAATCAGGCCAGCGAAGCCGATCAACAGCGCGAGCCGGGGCAGTTCACTTACGGAATCGGCTGGAACAACGGCGGGACGGTCGCCATGGCGGCGGCGGGCGTCGTCTGCCTGCAGGAATTCGGCCAATACGAAGATTGGCGGATTGCCAAAAGCATGGAGTTCATCGGGGCCGCGGTCAAGCAACTCAATCCGAATCCGAATCGCGACGGTCGCCCCGGTCTCGACGGCGGCGCCTACGGAATCTACTACGTTGCGCAAGCGATGTATCAGGTCGGCGGATCGCACTGGCGCGAAGGATATCCGATCTTGCGCGATCATTTGATCGCCTGTCAGGTTCGCGCTCCCGGCGACGTGCGTCAAGACGGCTGTTGGCACGATACGAAGTTCCTCGGCGGCCCTCCGGGCGATCTCTACGCCACCGCCGTTTGTTGCTTCGCGTTGGCGATTCCGAATCGGTATCTGCCAATCCTTCAGGAAGGCAGAATCAAGCAATACCAGATGAAGACGAAGGAATGA
- a CDS encoding BatA domain-containing protein, whose translation MFALAGAIAAAGPIVIHLLNRRRFRVISWAAMDFLKEAVKRNRRILKLRDILLLILRTAAVLFFGLALARPYFATSGQSQIGSGQPLHAILLVDNSMSMAYRQAGQTLLDDAKAKGRELIEALPDGSRVSVLPLCGGGAFGRDAYRTKKDAKDALDKTEVTDRSATAARAIDLAKEAMQQAPDVPDAAKRIILLSDQQVENWKGEPLGPHLKGLPELQVVDLSARDAENTSVSEFRLLDGLADVSAPAHFVAKVTHQGRSPRLHVQATLSIDGAAVQSKVIDSLNPNQTAELTFEHQFADPPEPGQIRWASAKVSIPSDRLDIDDARYLVVPVVAALPVIFVDQYGETEDPKLNRLGETRHLRSLLAPQNVRGETQLHLVRVVHRKLEQLDANELREARLVVIAGIAKPETEAVKLLRDYVRQGGQLVIAAGAEFDPAAWTDQAWLDGAGILPLPLQPQPFGHVPEEATSDFKVFSLKVAPADVPNNAYLQLPDTEPQDIADSLREPTFFKAVTPIDDNATIDKLVAAETKRIEHERELLAEVNSQIQGLSEKELRGRLDANDRTALERAQRRRDAIVPSWLLFDSGRDREGAEMSPHDLAARGKPKVLLRYDNQIPFLVERQIDRGRVLFFTSGFLSAWNDLPSKNAVWLIDRVLRSRIEYTLPQRNVDTASKPIVAPISAAERNEPFYLVRPDGKQQLLEVERTGREEFGVAVSDFSKRGLYRVAIRKPEGAAATIGKPNESPAKQPADEKPREELIAANGSADESKLASIDETGLAAKMKADGQSEAPHYRWVPRGEPISLSGAEIWGQDTWWWLILFALCCLFAELAILIWPAFTFDRDKA comes from the coding sequence ATGTTTGCGCTAGCCGGGGCGATTGCCGCCGCCGGTCCGATCGTGATCCATTTGTTGAACCGGCGCCGGTTCCGCGTGATTTCCTGGGCGGCAATGGATTTCTTGAAGGAAGCGGTCAAGCGAAATCGTCGCATCTTGAAGCTGCGCGATATCTTGCTACTGATCCTCCGCACGGCCGCGGTGCTGTTCTTCGGGCTGGCGCTGGCTCGCCCCTATTTCGCCACGTCCGGCCAGAGTCAAATCGGTTCGGGGCAGCCGTTGCACGCGATCCTGTTGGTCGATAACAGCATGAGCATGGCCTATCGTCAGGCGGGGCAAACGCTATTGGACGACGCCAAGGCGAAGGGGCGCGAACTGATCGAGGCCTTGCCGGACGGCAGCCGTGTCTCCGTGCTGCCGCTCTGCGGCGGAGGCGCCTTCGGCCGCGACGCCTATCGCACAAAGAAGGATGCCAAGGATGCTCTCGACAAAACCGAGGTGACAGATCGGTCGGCGACGGCCGCTCGGGCCATCGACCTGGCAAAAGAAGCGATGCAGCAAGCGCCTGACGTGCCCGATGCCGCCAAGCGAATCATCCTGCTCAGCGACCAGCAGGTCGAGAACTGGAAAGGAGAGCCGCTCGGGCCGCATCTCAAAGGATTGCCCGAGTTGCAAGTGGTCGATCTTTCGGCCCGCGACGCGGAAAACACGTCGGTCTCGGAATTCCGCCTGCTGGACGGGCTGGCCGACGTGTCCGCTCCCGCCCATTTCGTCGCCAAGGTGACGCATCAGGGGCGCTCGCCGCGGCTGCACGTGCAGGCGACGCTTTCGATCGATGGGGCGGCCGTGCAGTCGAAGGTGATCGACAGTCTGAATCCAAATCAAACGGCCGAGCTAACCTTCGAGCATCAATTCGCAGATCCGCCGGAGCCCGGCCAGATTCGCTGGGCTTCAGCAAAGGTTTCGATTCCATCCGATCGACTCGACATCGACGATGCCCGTTATCTCGTCGTGCCGGTCGTGGCTGCGCTGCCCGTCATCTTTGTCGATCAATATGGCGAGACGGAAGACCCGAAACTCAATCGGCTCGGCGAGACGCGTCACCTCCGCAGCCTGCTGGCGCCGCAGAACGTTCGCGGTGAAACGCAATTGCACCTGGTCCGTGTCGTCCATCGAAAACTCGAGCAGTTGGACGCCAATGAGTTGCGCGAGGCGCGGCTCGTGGTGATCGCGGGGATCGCCAAGCCCGAAACGGAGGCGGTCAAGCTGCTCCGCGATTACGTGCGGCAAGGGGGGCAGTTGGTGATCGCGGCGGGCGCCGAATTCGATCCGGCCGCTTGGACCGATCAAGCCTGGCTCGACGGCGCCGGTATACTGCCGCTGCCGCTTCAGCCGCAGCCTTTCGGCCACGTGCCGGAAGAGGCGACCAGCGATTTCAAGGTGTTCTCGCTCAAGGTCGCTCCGGCCGACGTGCCGAACAACGCCTATTTGCAGCTTCCCGACACCGAACCGCAAGACATCGCCGATTCGCTCCGCGAGCCGACCTTTTTCAAAGCGGTGACGCCGATCGACGACAACGCGACCATCGACAAGCTCGTGGCCGCGGAAACCAAACGGATCGAGCACGAGCGCGAGCTGCTGGCCGAAGTCAACTCGCAAATTCAGGGCCTCTCCGAAAAGGAGCTGCGTGGCCGGCTCGATGCGAATGATCGAACGGCGCTTGAGCGCGCCCAGCGACGGCGCGACGCGATCGTGCCGAGCTGGCTATTGTTCGATTCGGGCCGCGATCGCGAGGGGGCCGAGATGTCGCCTCACGATCTGGCCGCTCGCGGCAAGCCCAAGGTGCTGTTGCGCTACGACAATCAGATTCCGTTTCTCGTCGAGCGCCAGATCGACCGCGGCCGCGTGCTGTTTTTCACGAGCGGATTCCTCTCCGCTTGGAACGACCTGCCGAGCAAGAACGCCGTTTGGCTGATCGATCGCGTGCTGCGGTCGCGAATCGAGTACACGCTGCCCCAGCGGAACGTCGATACGGCGTCGAAGCCGATCGTGGCGCCGATCAGCGCCGCGGAGCGAAACGAGCCGTTTTATCTGGTCCGACCGGACGGCAAGCAGCAGCTTCTCGAAGTCGAACGGACGGGGCGCGAGGAATTCGGCGTCGCGGTGAGTGATTTCAGCAAGCGCGGACTCTATCGAGTCGCCATTCGCAAACCGGAAGGCGCTGCCGCCACGATCGGTAAACCGAACGAGTCGCCGGCCAAGCAGCCGGCAGATGAAAAACCACGCGAAGAGCTGATCGCCGCCAATGGCTCGGCAGACGAATCGAAGTTGGCGTCGATCGACGAAACGGGCCTGGCCGCCAAGATGAAGGCCGATGGCCAGTCGGAGGCGCCGCACTATCGGTGGGTGCCGCGCGGCGAGCCGATCAGCTTGAGCGGCGCGGAGATTTGGGGCCAAGACACTTGGTGGTGGCTGATCCTATTTGCGCTGTGCTGCTTGTTTGCCGAGCTGGCGATTCTGATTTGGCCGGCGTTCACATTCGACCGGGACAAAGCGTGA
- a CDS encoding DUF4175 family protein, with the protein MSRLSPLRHQLSWLRRRRHSVRLAAAWFAIALAVLCGLGAMFLLDWQLSMNRAQRIVALAIGARAVIWAYRRFARPLLAVNETDLDMALMVERQQGIDSDLVAAIQFESPEAARWGSVALERAVIDYVASFSSGTNVLEGIPTEHIYRRGLALAATVALFCMAVALFPQYAATFFARLAMSNAHYPTRTVIDEVHVNGAAVTPDVRVVRAGYGEPINFAVRISGEMPGDLKRVDLRSAAGGVAQPVELTEAAKLPGGAMVFKGQLPQLVDSLEFEVHLGDAWTEATRLEAIPLPVVELMLTATPPAYARSAALAEPEQTAGSHQLSVLEGSRADLEITCENKPLSAAMLTMDKKDFPLEKTAADGRRWTLAGKESPLSRIDSPTRFEIQVTDADGLRLPRPVEGYIRIKPDRPPTVNASVDVQYFLPNTGLPEINYSANDDYGISRIQLYVEVIHPGGTSESPAEPIAISKENLAKPLLKPNLPLAGAYRLPLDQFKLAKGDQVKLTLEATDFRGDQPGKSTKSDPVVLQITDEGGIMAALSETDRHAYEQMNTLIQRQSQTGGLK; encoded by the coding sequence ATGTCCCGACTTTCGCCACTTCGCCACCAGCTTTCCTGGCTTCGCCGCCGCCGGCATTCCGTTCGGCTCGCGGCAGCCTGGTTTGCGATCGCCTTGGCGGTGCTCTGCGGTCTGGGGGCGATGTTTCTGCTGGATTGGCAACTTTCGATGAATCGTGCGCAGAGAATCGTGGCGCTGGCGATTGGAGCCCGCGCGGTGATCTGGGCCTACCGGCGCTTTGCGCGGCCGCTGTTGGCGGTAAACGAGACCGATCTCGACATGGCCTTGATGGTCGAGCGGCAGCAAGGCATCGACAGCGATCTCGTGGCCGCAATTCAGTTCGAATCGCCGGAAGCTGCGCGGTGGGGATCGGTGGCTCTGGAACGGGCGGTGATTGATTATGTGGCCTCATTCAGCAGTGGAACCAATGTGCTCGAGGGCATTCCGACCGAGCACATTTACCGACGCGGGCTGGCGCTGGCTGCGACGGTGGCTCTCTTCTGCATGGCGGTCGCATTGTTTCCACAATATGCCGCGACGTTCTTCGCACGGCTAGCAATGAGCAATGCGCACTATCCCACCCGCACGGTGATCGACGAGGTTCATGTGAACGGCGCGGCCGTGACGCCCGACGTTCGCGTCGTCCGGGCCGGCTACGGCGAGCCGATCAACTTCGCGGTGCGCATTTCCGGCGAGATGCCCGGCGACTTGAAGCGGGTCGATCTTCGTTCGGCCGCCGGCGGCGTCGCGCAGCCCGTCGAACTGACGGAGGCCGCGAAACTGCCCGGCGGCGCGATGGTTTTCAAAGGACAATTGCCGCAGCTTGTCGACTCGCTCGAGTTTGAAGTCCATCTTGGCGACGCCTGGACGGAGGCGACGCGGCTCGAAGCGATCCCGCTTCCGGTAGTCGAGTTGATGCTCACGGCCACGCCCCCGGCTTATGCTCGCTCCGCGGCGCTGGCCGAGCCAGAGCAGACCGCCGGCTCGCATCAGCTTTCGGTTCTGGAAGGCTCGCGCGCCGATCTGGAAATCACTTGCGAGAATAAGCCGCTTTCGGCCGCGATGCTCACGATGGACAAGAAAGATTTCCCGCTCGAGAAAACGGCCGCCGACGGCCGCCGCTGGACGCTCGCCGGAAAAGAATCGCCTCTTTCGCGGATCGACTCTCCGACGAGGTTCGAGATTCAGGTGACCGACGCCGACGGGCTGCGCTTGCCGCGGCCCGTCGAGGGCTATATTCGCATCAAACCCGATCGCCCGCCGACGGTCAACGCGTCGGTCGACGTGCAATATTTCTTACCCAACACGGGCCTTCCGGAAATCAACTATTCCGCCAACGACGACTACGGCATCTCGCGGATCCAACTTTATGTAGAGGTGATTCATCCGGGCGGGACGTCGGAAAGTCCCGCCGAGCCGATCGCGATTTCAAAGGAAAATCTCGCCAAGCCGTTGCTCAAACCGAATCTTCCGCTGGCCGGCGCCTATCGCTTGCCGCTCGATCAATTCAAACTGGCCAAAGGGGATCAGGTGAAGCTGACCCTTGAAGCCACCGACTTTCGCGGCGATCAACCAGGGAAATCGACGAAGAGCGACCCCGTGGTCCTTCAAATCACCGACGAGGGAGGCATCATGGCCGCCTTGAGCGAGACCGATCGCCATGCCTACGAGCAAATGAATACCTTGATTCAGCGCCAATCGCAAACGGGAGGGCTCAAGTGA